From Syntrophales bacterium:
GGAAAGCTTTGTTGGAACTGGAGCGTCGAGGGGTAATAGTGTTGCCCGTTTCCGATAATGTATATCATTTTCAGCAAAAATCTGCCAAGACTACTGAAAGCATTTCGGAGATTGCAGAGATTGCATGCGACTTGGCCGACCTTGGCAAAGTAGAAGTGATACCAGTATCAAGCCGTTACAGCAAAATGTCACGTATCTGGAACGGTTTGATGGATGCCCATCATTACCTTGGAGGCGGTTCGTTATGTGGCGCCCAGATTCGGTACATGATCCGAAGCGAGATTTACGGATGGTTAGGCGGGATGAGCTTCAGTTCATCTGCCTGGCGGTTACGTGCTCGTGATGAATGGATCGGATGGAGCGAAACCGGACAATTTTATTTGTTGACAATAGATGGAAAATATCCCTTGACAAGCAAAAACAAACCCCCTATATTTACACCTATCGAAAATAATGCCTTATCAGTGCCTTATCAA
This genomic window contains:
- a CDS encoding DUF4338 domain-containing protein, with the protein product MSRQVCEWLDWRAPNGKYQDMSCRKALLELERRGVIVLPVSDNVYHFQQKSAKTTESISEIAEIACDLADLGKVEVIPVSSRYSKMSRIWNGLMDAHHYLGGGSLCGAQIRYMIRSEIYGWLGGMSFSSSAWRLRARDEWIGWSETGQFYLLTIDGKYPLTSKNKPPIFTPIENNALSVPYQYQCLINLN